In Pseudodesulfovibrio alkaliphilus, the sequence GCCTTGGCCCGGATATTCCCGTAATGGCGGTTGCCGATGCCCATGAGCCGTTCGCCTATGTTGGCCCCGGCCGTGACCCCGAGGCGCAGGCCGTCGCGGGGGTTCTGGTGGACCACCCCCCACTCGCTGCGCATCAGTCTGCGCCTGACCGATTCCATGGAGGAGTGCACGTCGATGGTGCCGAGATCACGGGAGCGGTAGCGGACCGATCCGCTGGTCGGCGTCGAGCGCCCGGACAGGCAGCCGAGGAGCGTGGATTTTCCCGAACCGGATTCACCCACGATGCCCATGACTTCGCCCGGCCACAGCTCGAAGCTCACGTCTTTGCAGCCGACCATGCCTCCGTAGTATTTTGTCAGCCCGTGCGTACTGATCAACGGTCCTTGGGATTGTATCATGCGGGTTCCTGCCTGGGTTGCGGGCGTTGGCCCGTGAGTTCCGCCACATCGTCGCGGGCGGCCATGGGGCCGAGCAGCCCTTGCTCCCGGCGGCCCGAGCAGTAGTCGGTGTCCGAGCAGACGAACATCCGCTCTCCGGCGTCGTTGAGCACCACCTCGTCAAGGTAGCTGTCCCCGGACCCGCAGAGTCCGCAGCAGACATCCCATCGCTCCACGGAAAAGGGGTGGTCCTCGAAGTCGAGGCTCTTGACGCCTGTGTAGGGCGGCACCGCATAGATGCGCTTCTCGCGCCCCGCGCCGAAGAGGTGCAAGGCCGGACTCATGTGGAGCTTGGGGTTGTCGAACCTGGGTATGGGCGAGGGGCTCATGATGTAGCGGCCGTTCACCTTCACCGGATACATGAAGTTGGTGGCGATGCGGCCGTGCCGGGCGATGTCCTCGTAGAGCTGGACGTGCATGACGCCGTACTCCTCCAGGGCGTGCATCTTGCGCGTCTCGGATTCGCGGGGTTCCACCCAGCGCAGGGGTTCGGGGATGGGCACCTGATAGACCATGATCTGGCCTTCGCAAAGCGGCGTTTCCGGGATGCGGTGCCGGGTCTGAATGACCGTGGCCTCGCCGGTCCTTTCGGTTGTCTCCACCCCGGCCATCCGGGCGAAGAACCGGCGGATGGAGACCGCGTTGGTGGTGTCGTCCGCGCCCTGGTCGATGACCTTGAAGACATCGTCCGGTCCGAGGATGCTGGCCGAAAGCTGGATGCCGCCCGTGCCCCAGCCGTAGGGCATGGGCATTTCGCGTCCGGCAAAAGGCACCTGGTAGCCGGGGATGGCCACGGCCTTGAGGATGGCCCGGCGGATCATCCGCTTGGTCTGCTCGTCGAGATAGGCGAAGTTGTAGCCGGTGTCCCTGTCCGCCCCGGTCTCGTAGGCCCGAGGGGCTTTGTCGCAGGCGAGGGTCATGCGGCCTCCCCGGCGTTATCCTTGGCCCTTGCGGTCGGGCATCCGGGGCCTTGCGCCCCAGCGCCGAGAATCTCCTCGCGCATGGTGCGTACCATGACCAGATCGGCCTGGAAGTCCACGTAGTGGGGCAGTTTGAGGTGCTGTACGAATCCCTGGGCCTCCACATTGTCGCTGTGGGAAAGCACGAACTCCTCGTCCTGGGACGCGGCCACTATGTCCTCGCCCAGTTCCCTGGCCTGAAGCGATCGGTCCACCAGCGACATGGCCATGGCCTTGCGCTCGCAGTAGCCGAAACAGAGGCCGTAGCCACGGGTAAAGGTGGGCGGTTCGGTCTTGGAGCCCGTGAAGCTGGTGACCATCTCGCATTCGGACACGGTGACGGCACCGATCTCGATTTCGAAGCCGAGTTCCTCGGGCGCGATGCACACGGCCACCTCGCCCATGCGTATCTCGCCAGCAAAGGGGTGATTGTCGCCAAAGCCGCGCTGACTGGAATAGCCAAGGGCGAGCAGGAATCCCTCGTCGCCGCGTGCCAGGTTCTGGAGACGGATATCGCGGCCGGCGGGATAGGCGACAGGATCGCGGGTGATGTCCGCCACGGGGCGGGTATCGTCTATGTCACGCGATTTCACGAGCCCCTGGGCGGCGAGGATGTCCATGACCCTGGGCGTGGGCCGCTCCTCGTGCTCGCAGGCCGGGGCCGGTTCGGGGAAGGACTCTCTGGCCAGGGAAAAATCCAGGAGGCGGTGGGTGTAGTCGAATGTCGGCCCGAGCAGTTGGCCGCCGGGGATGTCCTTGAAGGTGGCCGAGATGCGCCTGCGCACGCGCATGGCAGAGGTGTCCACAGGGGAGGATACGGCCAGCCGGGGCAGGGTCGTCCGGTAGGCCCGCAACAGGAAGATGGCCTCCACAAGGTCTCCGCATGCCTGTTTGATGGCCAGCGCGGCCAGCTCGGGATCGTAGAGCGATCCCTCGCTCATGACCCGGTCCACGGCCAGACGCATCTGTTCCATGATCTGTCTGACCGTGAGTTCCGGCACCCCGGTATCGCCCCGCCGGGTTTCGGCCATGAGCCGGTGGGCGTTGTCGATGGCCTTTTCGCCACCCTTGACTGCCACATACATGTCAGACCCCCGCCTGCACGGTCCGCGGCAGCGACACGATTTCTGTCTCGGTGGTCAGGATGGTGTCGAACCCGAGGGGAAAGCGGCGGCTGTTTTGTTGCATGATCTGCCAGAAATCCGAGTGCAAGCCGTCCACATCCAGGCGCACCTCGTCGAGGATGCCGGGGCCGGTGAGCCGCACACCGCGGCCCACCTCAAGGGCTCGAACCTGAATGATCAGGGTGGCCGAACGGTCCGGGTATTCGGGTGTTCCGGGGTGGAACCGGGTCAGGTCCGGCAGTTCGTTGCCGTTGATGACGACCGCGAACACCGCGTCCTCCTCCCTGGCCGCCAGCGGTGAGCCGCAGTGAAAGCGCAGGTAGGTCCTGGCATCGCCCGGGGCTGCCGGGTCGAGCCACAGGGGGGTGTCCATGTCGGCCAGGGCCAGGCAGACCGCTGTGGCCGCCGGATGTAGCGAGGCCGGAGGCTTGGGCCAACTGCCGAGGACCGTGACCGTTCCGGGTCGCGACATGGTCAGCAGTATGGCCCTGAAAATCCTCTGGTTGTCGCTGGCCGGGTTTTTCAATCCCGGGGCGATGGCCCGGGCGACGCGTTCTTGGCATCCCTGCATCATTATACCTCAGTCCTCGCCGCGAACCATGGTGAAGAAGTTCACCCGTGTCGCCGCGGTTTTTTCGTTTTGAGCCCGTCGCGCTGCCAGCTGTTCCCGCTCCAGGGGGATGATGACGCTGTCCATGAGGCCGGGGTTGCGCCCCGGGTCTTGCAGCAGGGCGTCAAAGACGGCGGCCAGCTCGGCGTGGGCCTTGTCCCGGCCCGTCACATAGCCGTGACCAATGAATCCATCGGGCAGCGCCACTGTGCAGCGGGTCATGGTCATCTCGCCCAGGTTGAACCGTCCGCCGTTGCCGTCAGCCCGGCCGCGGACCATGACCATGCCCACCTCGGGAGGGCGGACATGCTCGAAGGATGGAGGGGGGGCAAGCCTGGCCAGGGCCTCTGCAAGCCGGGCTGACCCGGCGTACGCCAAGACGCTCATCCACCGTTTCCTGGAGGTGATGCCCGGCTGCATGGAGCTGCTTGCCATAGTGTCTGGTTTCATTTCTGTGACATCCTTTCCGCTTGTCTAGACATCCGACAAAAGGTGTGTTGTCGCTGTGATCCGGCATATGGCCGGAAAGGGGGGCCCATGCTTGCCCGCAACAGCGGCGTCGCCTTGTGGCGGCAGATATATTCGAACCTTGAGCGCGAGATCACGGATCAGGCGTTTTGTCCGGGCGACAGGCTGCCCTCGGAAAACACCCTTGCCATGCGATACGGGGTGAACCGGCACACCATCCGCCGCGCCATGGCCGCCCTGGAGCTGGCCGGGCTGGTGCGTGTGGAACAGGGCCGTGGGGCCTTTGTCCGTGAGCGGGTCATCCATTATCCCGTGGGCAGGCGCACCCGGTTCAGCGAAAATCTCTCCCGCCAGCACCGCGCCCCGGGCAATGCGCTGATCGATGCCTCGGACATCGAGGCCGAAGGCCCGGTGGCCGCCGCCCTGGGCATCAGCCCCGGCGACATAGTCACCCGCATCACCAGCGCAGGCGAGGCGGACGGGCGCAGGATCAACTACTGCCACTCCTATTTCCCCCGCACCCTGTTTCCGGGCATGGCCAGGGTGTATCGTCAGCTCGGCTCGGTCACACA encodes:
- the phnK gene encoding phosphonate C-P lyase system protein PhnK, with the translated sequence MIQSQGPLISTHGLTKYYGGMVGCKDVSFELWPGEVMGIVGESGSGKSTLLGCLSGRSTPTSGSVRYRSRDLGTIDVHSSMESVRRRLMRSEWGVVHQNPRDGLRLGVTAGANIGERLMGIGNRHYGNIRAKALEWLAQVEIAPDRIDHFPKTFSGGMQQRLQIACNLATSPSLIFMDEPTGGLDVSVQARLLDLLRGLVARLGLSAVVVTHDLAVARLLAHRLMVMKNGQVVESGLTDQVLDDPQHPYTQLLVSSILQA
- a CDS encoding alpha-D-ribose 1-methylphosphonate 5-phosphate C-P-lyase PhnJ gives rise to the protein MTLACDKAPRAYETGADRDTGYNFAYLDEQTKRMIRRAILKAVAIPGYQVPFAGREMPMPYGWGTGGIQLSASILGPDDVFKVIDQGADDTTNAVSIRRFFARMAGVETTERTGEATVIQTRHRIPETPLCEGQIMVYQVPIPEPLRWVEPRESETRKMHALEEYGVMHVQLYEDIARHGRIATNFMYPVKVNGRYIMSPSPIPRFDNPKLHMSPALHLFGAGREKRIYAVPPYTGVKSLDFEDHPFSVERWDVCCGLCGSGDSYLDEVVLNDAGERMFVCSDTDYCSGRREQGLLGPMAARDDVAELTGQRPQPRQEPA
- a CDS encoding carbon-phosphorus lyase complex subunit PhnI → MYVAVKGGEKAIDNAHRLMAETRRGDTGVPELTVRQIMEQMRLAVDRVMSEGSLYDPELAALAIKQACGDLVEAIFLLRAYRTTLPRLAVSSPVDTSAMRVRRRISATFKDIPGGQLLGPTFDYTHRLLDFSLARESFPEPAPACEHEERPTPRVMDILAAQGLVKSRDIDDTRPVADITRDPVAYPAGRDIRLQNLARGDEGFLLALGYSSQRGFGDNHPFAGEIRMGEVAVCIAPEELGFEIEIGAVTVSECEMVTSFTGSKTEPPTFTRGYGLCFGYCERKAMAMSLVDRSLQARELGEDIVAASQDEEFVLSHSDNVEAQGFVQHLKLPHYVDFQADLVMVRTMREEILGAGAQGPGCPTARAKDNAGEAA
- the phnH gene encoding phosphonate C-P lyase system protein PhnH, whose amino-acid sequence is MQGCQERVARAIAPGLKNPASDNQRIFRAILLTMSRPGTVTVLGSWPKPPASLHPAATAVCLALADMDTPLWLDPAAPGDARTYLRFHCGSPLAAREEDAVFAVVINGNELPDLTRFHPGTPEYPDRSATLIIQVRALEVGRGVRLTGPGILDEVRLDVDGLHSDFWQIMQQNSRRFPLGFDTILTTETEIVSLPRTVQAGV
- the phnG gene encoding phosphonate C-P lyase system protein PhnG, producing MKPDTMASSSMQPGITSRKRWMSVLAYAGSARLAEALARLAPPPSFEHVRPPEVGMVMVRGRADGNGGRFNLGEMTMTRCTVALPDGFIGHGYVTGRDKAHAELAAVFDALLQDPGRNPGLMDSVIIPLEREQLAARRAQNEKTAATRVNFFTMVRGED
- the phnF gene encoding phosphonate metabolism transcriptional regulator PhnF, whose protein sequence is MLARNSGVALWRQIYSNLEREITDQAFCPGDRLPSENTLAMRYGVNRHTIRRAMAALELAGLVRVEQGRGAFVRERVIHYPVGRRTRFSENLSRQHRAPGNALIDASDIEAEGPVAAALGISPGDIVTRITSAGEADGRRINYCHSYFPRTLFPGMARVYRQLGSVTQTLEHFKVRDYFRKSTRIIARMPTALEARELGQPRTRPVLITESLNVDGRGVPVEFGVSLFASDWVQIVVDSFE